In the genome of Carnobacterium pleistocenium FTR1, one region contains:
- a CDS encoding DEAD/DEAH box helicase, which produces MNKKKTFEEFAISDEIVTALTSLRYFHPTKVQEEVIPLALEGKDVIVESQTGSGKTVSYGVPLCEMVDWEENKPQVLVLVPTRELAIQVKEDLMNIGRLKRVKATAVYGKASFDTQKSELKQKSHIVVGTPGRVLDHLQKGTFKVEEIQCLVLDEADEMLNMGFADQVESIITFLPTERQTLLFSATMPKEIERIASFYMKADKQSVVIETNELSKPKIIQSSVKVKEDQKEQQLLDLLTVENADSCIIFCNTQEAVNNLYTFLNKAGLPIDKIHGGMVQEDRFSVMEDFRQGRFRYLVATDVAARGIDIENITHVVNFDVPVEKESFVHRTGRTGRAGKTGMALTLVTPREERWWKEVKDYAGQTVIEISLPTTRVVQSHKSAFEKKLQERPPLKQVRSKELNRDITKVYFNGGKKKKMRAVDFVGTIAKIPGIDAEDIGIITIQENVTYIDILNGKGPLVIDEMQSRTIKGKTLKVRKARK; this is translated from the coding sequence ATGAATAAAAAGAAAACATTTGAAGAATTTGCTATCAGTGATGAAATTGTTACAGCGTTAACAAGTTTGCGTTACTTTCATCCCACTAAAGTTCAAGAAGAAGTCATTCCATTAGCACTAGAAGGAAAAGATGTTATTGTAGAATCGCAAACAGGAAGCGGAAAAACAGTTAGTTATGGAGTACCGCTATGTGAAATGGTCGATTGGGAAGAAAACAAACCTCAAGTACTAGTTTTAGTACCAACAAGAGAATTAGCCATTCAAGTAAAAGAAGACCTAATGAATATCGGTCGTCTTAAGAGAGTGAAAGCTACTGCAGTATATGGCAAAGCTTCATTTGATACTCAAAAATCTGAATTAAAACAAAAAAGTCATATCGTTGTAGGAACACCCGGTCGAGTTTTAGATCATTTGCAAAAAGGAACATTTAAAGTAGAAGAAATACAATGTTTAGTCTTGGATGAAGCGGATGAAATGTTAAATATGGGATTTGCAGATCAAGTAGAATCGATTATCACTTTTTTACCTACAGAACGTCAAACCCTACTTTTCTCAGCAACTATGCCTAAAGAAATTGAACGCATAGCAAGTTTTTACATGAAGGCAGATAAACAATCCGTCGTCATTGAGACAAATGAATTATCAAAACCAAAAATCATTCAATCAAGTGTTAAGGTAAAAGAAGACCAAAAAGAGCAACAATTGCTTGATCTATTAACGGTAGAAAATGCCGATTCGTGTATCATTTTTTGTAATACGCAAGAAGCCGTGAACAATTTATACACATTTTTAAATAAAGCTGGTTTACCAATTGATAAAATTCATGGTGGCATGGTTCAAGAAGATCGATTTTCTGTAATGGAAGATTTTAGACAAGGCAGATTCCGTTATTTAGTAGCTACAGATGTTGCTGCAAGGGGAATCGATATTGAAAATATTACACACGTAGTCAACTTTGACGTACCGGTAGAAAAAGAAAGTTTTGTGCACCGTACTGGTCGTACAGGAAGAGCCGGAAAAACAGGAATGGCCTTGACACTTGTTACACCTAGAGAAGAAAGATGGTGGAAAGAAGTCAAAGATTATGCTGGTCAAACAGTTATTGAAATTTCTTTGCCAACTACTCGTGTTGTTCAAAGTCACAAATCTGCTTTCGAGAAAAAATTGCAAGAACGTCCACCTTTGAAACAAGTTCGCTCAAAAGAACTGAATCGCGACATTACTAAAGTTTATTTTAATGGCGGGAAAAAGAAAAAAATGCGGGCAGTTGATTTTGTTGGAACCATTGCTAAAATTCCAGGCATCGATGCAGAGGACATTGGGATCATCACGATTCAAGAAAATGTCACTTACATTGATATTCTAAATGGAAAAGGTCCATTAGTGATTGATGAAATGCAAAGCCGCACGATTAAAGGTAAAACATTGAAAGTACGTAAAGCTAGAAAATAA